In one Pseudomonas hydrolytica genomic region, the following are encoded:
- the dgcA gene encoding dimethylglycine demethylation protein DgcA yields the protein MAFEAMFQPIQIGKLTIRNRVLSTAHAEVYATDGGMTTERYVKYYEEKAKGGIGLAICGGSSVVAIDSPQEWWSSVNLSTDRIIPHFQNLADAMHKHGAKIMIQITHMGRRSRWDGFNWPTLMSPSGIREPVHRATCKTIEPEEIWRVIGNYAQAARRAKEGGLDGVELSAVHQHMIDQFWSPRVNKRTDEWGGSFEGRMKFGLEVLKAVRAEVGPDFCVGMRICGDEFHPDGLSHEDMKQIAAYYDATGMIDFIGVVGSGCDTHNTLANVIPNMSYPPEPFLHLAAGIKEVVKVPVLHAQNIKDPNQATRILEGGYVDMVGMTRAHIADPHLIAKIKMGQVDQIKQCVGANYCIDRQYQGLDVLCIQNAATSREYMGVPHIIEKSTGPKRKVVIVGGGPAGMEAARVAAERGHDVTLFEKKDALGGQITTASKAPQRDQIAGITRWYQLELARLGIDLRLGTAADVATIQDMRADIIILANGGHPYLEQNEHWGAAEGLVVSSWDVLDGKVAPGKNVLVYDTICEFTGMSVADFMADKGSQVEIVTDDIKPGVAMGGTSFPTYYRSIYPKEVIMTGDMMLEKVYREGDKLVAVLENEYTGAKEERVVDQVVVENGVRPDESLYYALKEGSRNKGQIDVEALFAIKPQPCLSESGDGYLLFRIGDCVAQRNTHAAIYDALRLCKDF from the coding sequence ATGGCTTTCGAAGCAATGTTCCAGCCGATCCAGATCGGCAAACTGACCATCCGCAACCGCGTGCTCTCCACCGCGCACGCCGAGGTCTACGCCACCGACGGCGGCATGACCACCGAGCGCTACGTCAAGTATTACGAAGAGAAGGCCAAGGGCGGCATCGGCCTGGCCATCTGCGGCGGTTCCTCCGTGGTGGCCATCGACAGCCCGCAGGAATGGTGGAGCTCGGTCAACCTGTCCACCGACCGCATCATCCCGCACTTCCAGAATCTGGCCGACGCCATGCACAAGCACGGCGCCAAGATCATGATCCAGATTACCCACATGGGTCGCCGCTCGCGCTGGGACGGCTTCAACTGGCCGACCCTGATGTCGCCGTCGGGCATCCGCGAACCCGTGCACCGCGCCACCTGCAAGACCATCGAGCCGGAAGAGATCTGGCGCGTGATCGGCAACTACGCCCAGGCCGCGCGCCGGGCCAAGGAAGGCGGCCTGGACGGCGTCGAGCTGTCCGCCGTGCACCAGCACATGATCGACCAGTTCTGGTCGCCGCGGGTCAACAAGCGTACCGACGAATGGGGCGGCAGCTTCGAGGGCCGCATGAAGTTCGGTCTGGAAGTGCTCAAGGCGGTGCGCGCCGAGGTGGGCCCGGACTTCTGCGTGGGCATGCGTATCTGCGGCGACGAGTTCCATCCGGACGGCCTGTCCCACGAGGACATGAAGCAGATTGCCGCCTACTACGACGCCACCGGCATGATCGACTTCATCGGCGTGGTGGGCTCGGGCTGCGACACCCACAACACCCTGGCCAACGTCATCCCCAACATGAGCTACCCGCCGGAGCCCTTCCTGCACCTGGCGGCCGGCATCAAGGAAGTGGTCAAGGTACCGGTGCTGCACGCGCAGAACATCAAGGATCCGAACCAGGCCACCCGTATCCTCGAAGGCGGCTACGTGGATATGGTCGGCATGACCCGCGCGCATATCGCCGACCCGCACCTGATCGCCAAGATCAAGATGGGCCAGGTCGACCAGATCAAGCAGTGCGTCGGCGCCAACTACTGCATCGACCGCCAGTACCAGGGCCTGGACGTGCTGTGCATCCAGAACGCCGCGACATCCCGTGAATACATGGGCGTGCCGCACATCATCGAGAAATCCACCGGGCCCAAGCGCAAGGTGGTGATCGTCGGCGGCGGCCCGGCCGGGATGGAAGCGGCGCGCGTCGCTGCCGAGCGTGGCCACGACGTCACCCTGTTCGAGAAGAAGGATGCCCTGGGCGGCCAGATCACCACCGCCTCCAAGGCCCCGCAGCGCGACCAGATCGCCGGCATCACCCGCTGGTACCAGTTGGAGCTGGCACGCCTGGGCATCGATCTGCGCCTGGGCACCGCCGCCGACGTGGCGACCATTCAGGACATGCGCGCCGACATCATCATTCTGGCCAACGGCGGCCATCCGTACCTGGAGCAGAACGAGCACTGGGGCGCGGCCGAAGGCCTGGTGGTGAGCAGCTGGGACGTGCTCGACGGCAAGGTGGCGCCGGGCAAGAACGTACTGGTCTACGACACCATCTGCGAATTCACCGGCATGTCGGTGGCCGACTTCATGGCCGACAAGGGCTCGCAGGTCGAGATCGTCACCGACGACATCAAGCCGGGCGTGGCCATGGGCGGCACCAGCTTCCCCACCTACTACCGCAGCATCTACCCCAAGGAAGTGATCATGACCGGCGACATGATGCTGGAAAAGGTCTACCGCGAGGGCGACAAGCTGGTGGCGGTGCTGGAGAACGAATACACCGGCGCCAAGGAAGAGCGCGTGGTCGACCAGGTGGTGGTGGAGAACGGCGTGCGTCCGGACGAGTCGCTGTACTACGCGCTGAAGGAAGGCTCGCGCAACAAGGGCCAGATCGACGTCGAGGCGCTGTTCGCGATCAAGCCGCAGCCCTGTCTGTCCGAGTCGGGCGACGGCTACCTGCTGTTCCGCATTGGCGACTGCGTGGCGCAGCGCAACACCCACGCGGCGATCTACGACGCCCTGCGTCTGTGCAAGGACTTTTAA
- a CDS encoding GlxA family transcriptional regulator, with product MTQTFAFLLLPGFSMIGLMSAIEPLRVANRFRGELYRWRLLSLDSEAVAASNGMSLNVEAGLELPEETQALFVVAGFEPLTHYDKRLAHWLQRREREVKVLGAIDTGSFVLAEAGLFEQQRLTLHWEAIDAFCERYPQLQVTQELFEIDGRRITSAGGTSSLDLMLGLIGRDHGEPLAVQVSEQFVLGRIRTRQDHQRMQIASRYDLHNKKLVRVIGEMERHCDQPLPCEELAEQVGVSVRQLERLFRHHLNTTPSAFYLGLRLDKARQLLRQSDLSVLEVGLACGFDSASYFSRCYRQHFAASPSQDRHERPAPS from the coding sequence ATGACCCAAACCTTCGCCTTCCTGCTGCTTCCCGGTTTTTCGATGATAGGCCTGATGTCGGCCATCGAACCGCTGCGCGTGGCCAACCGCTTTCGCGGCGAGCTGTACCGCTGGCGCCTGCTCAGCCTGGACAGCGAGGCGGTGGCGGCGAGCAACGGCATGTCGCTCAACGTCGAGGCCGGGCTGGAGCTGCCGGAGGAAACCCAGGCGCTGTTCGTGGTCGCCGGTTTCGAGCCCCTGACGCATTACGACAAGCGCCTGGCGCATTGGCTGCAACGCCGCGAACGCGAGGTCAAGGTGCTCGGCGCCATCGACACCGGCAGCTTCGTGCTGGCCGAGGCCGGCCTGTTCGAGCAGCAGCGCCTGACCCTGCACTGGGAGGCGATCGACGCCTTCTGCGAGCGCTATCCGCAGCTGCAGGTGACCCAGGAGCTGTTCGAGATCGATGGCCGGCGCATCACCAGCGCCGGCGGCACCAGCAGCCTCGACCTGATGCTCGGGCTGATCGGCCGGGATCACGGCGAACCGCTGGCAGTGCAGGTATCCGAGCAGTTCGTGCTCGGTCGCATCCGTACCCGCCAGGACCACCAGCGCATGCAGATCGCCAGCCGCTACGACCTGCACAACAAGAAACTGGTACGGGTGATCGGCGAGATGGAGCGCCACTGCGATCAGCCACTGCCCTGCGAGGAGTTGGCCGAGCAGGTCGGGGTCAGCGTGCGCCAGCTGGAGCGACTGTTCCGCCATCACCTGAACACCACACCTTCGGCGTTCTACCTCGGTCTGCGTCTGGACAAGGCACGCCAGCTGCTGCGCCAGAGCGATCTGAGCGTGCTGGAGGTGGGCCTGGCCTGCGGCTTCGACTCGGCGTCGTATTTCTCGCGCTGCTACCGCCAGCACTTCGCCGCCAGCCCCAGCCAGGATCGTCACGAGCGGCCTGCACCCAGCTAA
- a CDS encoding ABC transporter substrate-binding protein, whose product MNGLSRWLLASTLASCATLQAAESERCELVRLSDVGWTDITMTTTVARLVMSEIGYRTQVRRLTLPDTYRGLSEGHLDVFLGNWMPAQAELVQPLLDSGRIEKLNTNLPTVRYTLAVLTPGYEAGLKDFADIQRYKNELGGQIFGIEPGNEGNEMLKGMIRDNTFGLGGFSLVETSESGMLNHVERAQRLGKWAVFLGWEPHPMNERLKMNYLSGGDDYFGPNYGAAQVNTVARGNFSQQCPNLARLFRNMTFTITAENQLMSAVLEGNTNRRRVAKRWIEDNPQMIAAWLKGVTRYQGGPIDRAFDMPLAANN is encoded by the coding sequence ATGAACGGACTTTCTCGTTGGCTGCTCGCTTCTACCCTTGCCTCCTGCGCCACGTTGCAGGCGGCCGAATCGGAACGCTGCGAACTGGTACGCCTGAGCGACGTCGGCTGGACCGACATCACCATGACCACCACGGTGGCGCGCCTGGTGATGAGCGAAATCGGCTACCGCACGCAGGTCAGACGCCTGACGTTACCCGACACCTACCGCGGCCTGTCCGAAGGCCACCTGGACGTGTTTCTCGGCAACTGGATGCCGGCACAGGCCGAACTGGTCCAACCCCTCCTGGACAGCGGCAGAATCGAGAAGCTGAACACCAATCTGCCGACGGTGCGCTACACCCTGGCGGTGCTGACGCCGGGCTACGAGGCCGGGCTGAAGGACTTCGCCGACATCCAGCGTTACAAGAACGAACTCGGCGGGCAGATCTTCGGTATCGAACCGGGCAACGAAGGCAACGAAATGCTCAAGGGCATGATCCGCGACAACACCTTCGGTCTGGGGGGCTTCAGCCTGGTGGAGACCAGTGAGAGCGGCATGCTCAATCACGTCGAACGCGCCCAGCGGCTGGGCAAGTGGGCCGTGTTCCTGGGCTGGGAACCGCACCCGATGAACGAGCGTCTGAAGATGAACTATCTGTCCGGCGGTGACGATTATTTCGGCCCCAACTATGGCGCGGCACAGGTCAACACGGTGGCGCGAGGCAACTTCAGCCAGCAATGCCCCAACCTGGCCCGGCTGTTTCGCAACATGACCTTCACCATCACGGCGGAGAACCAGCTGATGAGCGCCGTGCTGGAGGGCAATACCAACCGCCGCCGCGTGGCCAAGCGCTGGATCGAAGACAACCCGCAGATGATCGCGGCCTGGCTCAAGGGCGTGACCCGCTACCAGGGCGGCCCCATCGACAGAGCCTTCGACATGCCGCTGGCAGCGAACAACTGA
- a CDS encoding GlxA family transcriptional regulator, with translation MSQFTQGAQPQNRVAQSIGFLLLDNFTLISLASAVEPLRMANQLSGKELYRWHTLTHDGLPVSASDGLQITPDAAMHSAPALDAVIVCGGVDIQHSVKREHVSWLQLQARQGRQLGAVCTGSWALAKAGLLDGYDCSVHWECLASMQEAFPRAAITTRLFSIDRNRHTSSGGTAPMDMMLHLIGQQHGRELAAGISEMFIYERIRNEQDHQRVPLKHMLGSNQPKLQEIVALMEANLEEPIDLDELACFVDISRRQLERLFQKYLHCSPSRYYLKLRLIRARQLLKQTSMSIIEVASVCGFVSTPHFSKCYREYFGIPPRDERAGQQGHNLVVLLPIPEQQINSSAVLALNRAQGESTFASVRI, from the coding sequence ATGTCGCAGTTCACTCAAGGGGCGCAACCCCAGAACCGTGTCGCCCAGTCCATCGGCTTTCTGCTTCTGGACAACTTCACCCTGATTTCCCTCGCGTCGGCGGTGGAGCCCCTGCGCATGGCCAACCAGCTCTCCGGCAAGGAGCTGTATCGCTGGCACACCCTCACGCACGACGGCCTCCCGGTCAGCGCCAGCGATGGTCTGCAGATCACCCCGGATGCCGCCATGCACAGCGCGCCGGCGCTGGATGCGGTAATCGTCTGCGGTGGCGTCGACATCCAGCACAGCGTCAAGCGCGAGCACGTCAGCTGGCTGCAGCTGCAGGCGCGCCAGGGCCGTCAGCTCGGCGCGGTGTGCACCGGCAGCTGGGCGCTGGCCAAGGCCGGTCTGCTCGACGGCTACGATTGCAGCGTGCACTGGGAGTGTCTGGCCTCGATGCAGGAAGCCTTCCCGCGCGCCGCCATCACCACTCGGCTGTTCTCCATCGACCGCAACCGCCACACCTCCTCCGGCGGCACCGCACCGATGGACATGATGCTGCACCTGATCGGCCAGCAGCACGGTCGCGAACTGGCCGCCGGCATCTCCGAGATGTTCATCTACGAGCGCATTCGCAACGAGCAGGATCACCAGCGCGTGCCGCTCAAGCACATGCTCGGCAGCAACCAGCCGAAGCTGCAGGAAATCGTCGCGCTGATGGAGGCCAACCTCGAGGAGCCGATCGACCTCGACGAGCTGGCCTGCTTCGTCGACATTTCCCGCCGCCAGCTCGAGCGTCTGTTCCAGAAGTACCTGCACTGCTCGCCGTCGCGCTACTACCTCAAGCTGCGCCTGATCCGCGCCCGCCAGCTGCTCAAGCAGACCAGCATGTCGATCATCGAGGTGGCGTCGGTGTGCGGCTTCGTCTCCACCCCGCACTTCTCCAAGTGCTACCGCGAGTATTTCGGCATTCCGCCGCGCGACGAGCGCGCCGGTCAGCAGGGCCACAACCTGGTGGTGCTGCTGCCGATTCCCGAGCAGCAGATCAACTCCAGTGCCGTGCTGGCGCTCAATCGCGCCCAGGGCGAATCGACCTTCGCCAGCGTGCGCATCTGA
- a CDS encoding 4-vinyl reductase: MATHAPEMPILVDDETGVWTTDALPMLYVPRHFFVNNHMGIEEVLGAEKYAEILYKAGYKSAWHWCEKEAECHGLSGVAVFEHYMKRLSQRGWGLFKIQSIDLEAGTCEVRLDHSAFVYVYGKCGRPVDYMFTGWFAGAMDQILQAQGSSIRTVAEQVYGASQEGHDHGLFRVKPL, from the coding sequence ATGGCCACCCACGCCCCCGAAATGCCCATCCTGGTCGACGACGAAACCGGCGTCTGGACCACCGACGCCCTGCCGATGCTCTACGTGCCGCGGCATTTCTTCGTCAACAACCACATGGGCATCGAGGAAGTGCTCGGCGCCGAGAAGTACGCCGAGATCCTCTACAAGGCCGGCTACAAGTCCGCCTGGCACTGGTGCGAGAAGGAAGCCGAGTGCCATGGCCTGTCCGGCGTGGCGGTGTTCGAGCACTACATGAAGCGCCTGTCGCAGCGCGGCTGGGGCCTGTTCAAGATCCAGTCGATCGACCTCGAGGCCGGTACCTGCGAGGTGCGCCTGGATCACTCGGCCTTCGTCTACGTCTACGGCAAGTGCGGGCGCCCGGTCGACTACATGTTCACCGGCTGGTTCGCCGGGGCCATGGACCAGATTCTGCAGGCCCAGGGCAGCAGCATCCGCACCGTCGCCGAGCAGGTCTACGGTGCCTCGCAGGAAGGCCACGACCACGGCCTGTTCCGCGTCAAACCGCTCTAA
- the dgcB gene encoding dimethylglycine demethylation protein DgcB, protein MLNTILPILLFAALALAVIGAARRFFMWRRGRPAKVDWIGGLLKMPRRYLVDLHHVVERDKYMSKTHVATAGGFVLAAVLAIVVHGFGLHNRILGFALLAATVLMFVGALFVAKRRRNPPSRLSKGPWMRLPKSLLMFAASFFIATLPVAGILPADFGGWILAAVLTVGVAWGVSELFFGMTWGGPMKHAFAGALHLAWHRRAERFGGGRSTGLKALDLDDPKAPLGVEKPTDFTWNQLLGFDACVQCGKCEAMCPAFAAGQPLNPKKLIQDMVIGLAGGNDAQFAGSPYPGKPLGEHSGGPHQPIVSLQGKALVDAETLWSCTTCRACVEECPMMIEHVDAIVDMRRHLTLEKGATPNKGAEVLDNLIATDNPGGFNPGGRLNWAADLNLPLLADKQETDVLFWVGDGAFDMRNQRTLRAFVKVLKAADVDFAVLGLEERDSGDVARRLGDEATFQNLAKRNIATLSKYRFKRIVSCDPHSFHVLKNEYGALGGHYEVLHHSTFIDELVRKGSLNLGQSKATSVTYHDPCYLGRYNGEYEAPRAVLKAIGIEVKEMERSGFRSRCCGGGGGAPITDIPGKQRIPDMRMVDIKETGAELVAVGCPQCTAMLEGVVAPRPEIKDIAELVAEVLIEPVEVAAKKPAARRELAEVQ, encoded by the coding sequence ATGTTGAACACCATCCTCCCCATCCTGCTGTTCGCTGCCCTGGCCCTCGCGGTCATCGGCGCGGCCAGGCGCTTCTTCATGTGGCGCCGCGGCCGACCGGCCAAGGTCGACTGGATCGGCGGCCTGCTGAAGATGCCGCGCCGCTACCTGGTGGATCTGCACCATGTGGTCGAGCGCGACAAGTACATGTCCAAGACTCACGTGGCCACCGCCGGCGGCTTCGTCCTGGCCGCCGTGCTGGCGATCGTCGTGCACGGTTTCGGCCTGCACAACCGTATCCTCGGCTTCGCCCTGCTGGCGGCCACGGTGCTGATGTTCGTCGGCGCCCTGTTCGTCGCCAAGCGCCGGCGCAACCCGCCGAGCCGGCTGTCGAAGGGCCCGTGGATGCGCCTGCCGAAGAGCCTGCTGATGTTCGCGGCGAGCTTCTTTATCGCCACGCTGCCGGTTGCCGGGATTCTGCCGGCCGACTTCGGCGGCTGGATTCTGGCCGCCGTACTGACCGTCGGCGTGGCCTGGGGCGTGTCCGAGCTGTTCTTCGGCATGACCTGGGGCGGGCCGATGAAGCACGCCTTCGCCGGCGCCCTGCACCTGGCCTGGCACCGCCGCGCCGAACGCTTCGGCGGCGGTCGCTCGACCGGTCTGAAAGCCCTCGATCTGGACGATCCGAAGGCACCGCTGGGCGTGGAAAAACCCACCGACTTCACCTGGAACCAGCTGCTCGGCTTCGACGCCTGCGTGCAGTGCGGCAAGTGCGAGGCCATGTGCCCGGCCTTCGCCGCCGGCCAGCCGCTCAATCCGAAGAAGCTGATCCAGGACATGGTCATCGGCCTGGCCGGTGGCAACGACGCCCAGTTCGCCGGTTCGCCCTACCCTGGCAAACCGCTGGGTGAGCACAGCGGCGGCCCGCATCAGCCGATCGTGTCGCTGCAAGGCAAGGCGCTGGTGGATGCCGAGACGCTGTGGTCCTGCACCACCTGCCGCGCCTGCGTCGAGGAATGCCCGATGATGATCGAGCACGTCGATGCCATCGTCGATATGCGCCGCCACCTGACCCTGGAAAAGGGCGCCACGCCGAACAAGGGCGCCGAGGTGCTGGACAACCTGATCGCCACCGACAACCCGGGCGGCTTCAACCCCGGCGGCCGGCTGAACTGGGCCGCCGACCTCAACCTGCCGCTGCTCGCCGACAAGCAAGAGACCGACGTGCTGTTCTGGGTGGGTGACGGCGCCTTCGATATGCGCAATCAGCGCACCCTGCGCGCCTTTGTGAAGGTGCTCAAGGCTGCCGACGTGGACTTCGCCGTGCTCGGCCTGGAAGAGCGCGACAGCGGCGACGTGGCCCGCCGTCTGGGTGACGAGGCGACCTTCCAGAACCTGGCCAAGCGCAACATCGCCACCCTGAGCAAGTACCGCTTCAAGCGCATCGTCAGCTGCGACCCGCACAGCTTCCATGTGCTGAAGAACGAATACGGCGCCCTCGGCGGCCACTACGAAGTGCTGCACCACAGCACCTTTATCGACGAGCTGGTGCGCAAGGGTTCGCTGAATCTGGGCCAGAGCAAGGCCACCAGCGTGACCTATCACGACCCCTGCTACCTCGGCCGCTACAACGGCGAGTACGAGGCGCCGCGCGCCGTGCTCAAGGCCATCGGCATCGAAGTGAAGGAAATGGAACGCTCCGGTTTCCGTTCGCGCTGCTGCGGCGGTGGCGGCGGCGCGCCGATCACCGACATCCCCGGCAAGCAGCGGATTCCCGACATGCGCATGGTCGACATCAAGGAGACCGGCGCCGAACTGGTGGCCGTGGGCTGCCCGCAGTGCACGGCGATGCTCGAAGGCGTGGTCGCCCCGCGTCCGGAGATCAAGGACATCGCCGAACTGGTGGCCGAAGTGCTGATCGAGCCCGTCGAGGTGGCGGCAAAAAAGCCGGCAGCCAGGCGTGAACTGGCGGAGGTGCAGTGA
- the etfB gene encoding electron transfer flavoprotein subunit beta → MTDLNIVALVSVGAHPTSGRSRRAEQDARAVELGLRLAGQNLQLLHAGDPQADALRGYLGMGLEQLDVLEQPEGADALPLLVDYLQGSRTQLVLTGSQAETGEGSGMLPFLLAERLGWPMVVGLAEVEKVENGVAQVLQALPRGQRRRLKVRLPCVASVDNAAPVARQSAFGPARRGQIEAHEVTVVDDPLLAEASLQPAKPRPKRLKVIKAKTGAERMKAATAKASGGGGQVLKDVSPQDGAEAIFKLLIEEGVLR, encoded by the coding sequence ATGACTGATCTGAATATCGTCGCCCTGGTCTCGGTCGGCGCCCACCCGACCTCCGGCCGCTCGCGCCGCGCCGAACAGGACGCCCGCGCGGTGGAGCTCGGCCTGCGCCTGGCCGGGCAGAATCTGCAACTGCTGCATGCCGGCGACCCACAGGCCGACGCGCTGCGCGGCTACCTGGGCATGGGCCTGGAACAGCTCGACGTGCTGGAGCAACCCGAAGGCGCCGACGCCCTGCCGCTGCTGGTGGACTATCTGCAAGGCAGCCGTACGCAGCTGGTACTCACCGGCAGCCAGGCGGAAACCGGCGAAGGCTCGGGCATGCTGCCGTTCCTGCTGGCCGAGCGCCTGGGCTGGCCGATGGTGGTCGGTCTGGCCGAGGTGGAGAAAGTGGAGAATGGCGTGGCCCAGGTGCTGCAGGCGCTGCCGCGTGGCCAGCGCCGTCGCCTCAAGGTGCGTCTGCCCTGCGTGGCCAGTGTCGACAATGCCGCCCCGGTGGCGCGCCAGAGCGCCTTCGGCCCGGCCCGCCGCGGGCAGATCGAAGCCCACGAGGTGACGGTGGTGGATGACCCGCTGCTGGCCGAGGCCAGCCTGCAACCGGCCAAGCCGCGGCCCAAGCGCCTGAAGGTGATCAAGGCCAAGACCGGCGCGGAACGCATGAAGGCCGCCACGGCCAAGGCCAGTGGTGGCGGCGGTCAGGTGCTCAAGGATGTCTCGCCACAGGACGGCGCGGAGGCTATCTTCAAACTACTTATCGAGGAAGGCGTCTTACGCTGA
- a CDS encoding dipeptidase, with translation MSPAELHADSIVIDGLIIAKWNRELFEDMRKGGLTAANCTVSVWEGFQATVNNIVASNNLIRDNSDLVMPVRTTADIRKAKEQGKTGILYGFQNAHAFEDQIGYVEVFKQLGVGIVQMCYNTQNLIGTGCYERDGGLSGFGREIVAEMNRVGIMCDLSHVGSKTSEEVILESKKPVCYSHCLPSGLKEHPRNKSDEELKFIADHGGFVGVTMFAPFLAKGIDSTIDDYAEAIEYVMNLVGEDAIGIGTDFTQGHGKEFFEYLTHDKGYARRLTNFGKIVNPLGIRTVGEFPNLTETLLKRGMPERVVRKVMGENWLRVLADVWGE, from the coding sequence ATGAGCCCAGCCGAATTGCACGCCGACAGCATCGTCATCGACGGTCTGATCATCGCCAAGTGGAACCGCGAACTGTTCGAAGACATGCGCAAGGGCGGCCTGACCGCCGCCAACTGCACCGTCTCCGTCTGGGAAGGTTTCCAGGCCACGGTCAACAACATCGTGGCCAGCAACAACCTGATCCGCGATAACAGCGACCTGGTCATGCCGGTGCGCACCACCGCCGATATCCGCAAGGCCAAGGAACAGGGCAAGACCGGCATCCTCTACGGCTTCCAGAACGCCCATGCGTTCGAGGACCAGATCGGCTACGTCGAGGTGTTCAAGCAGCTCGGCGTGGGCATCGTGCAGATGTGCTACAACACCCAGAACCTGATCGGCACCGGCTGCTACGAGCGCGACGGCGGCCTGTCCGGCTTCGGCCGCGAGATCGTCGCCGAGATGAACCGCGTCGGCATCATGTGCGACCTGTCCCACGTCGGCTCCAAGACCAGCGAGGAAGTCATCCTCGAGTCGAAGAAGCCGGTCTGCTACTCCCACTGCCTGCCGTCGGGCCTGAAGGAGCATCCGCGCAACAAGTCCGACGAAGAGCTGAAGTTCATCGCCGATCACGGCGGCTTCGTCGGCGTGACCATGTTCGCGCCCTTCCTGGCCAAGGGCATCGATTCGACCATCGACGACTACGCCGAGGCCATCGAGTACGTGATGAACCTGGTCGGCGAAGACGCCATCGGTATCGGCACCGACTTCACCCAGGGGCATGGCAAGGAATTCTTCGAGTACCTGACCCATGACAAGGGCTACGCCCGCCGTCTGACCAACTTCGGCAAGATCGTCAACCCGCTGGGCATCCGCACCGTGGGCGAGTTCCCCAACCTCACCGAGACCCTGCTCAAGCGCGGCATGCCCGAGCGCGTGGTGCGCAAGGTGATGGGCGAGAACTGGCTGCGCGTACTGGCCGACGTCTGGGGCGAATGA
- the etfA gene encoding electron transfer flavoprotein subunit alpha: protein MSDIIRRDPRAEWIARNRLHPLHAAMQSQNQTSWMGPNGIIRKNPHAIAAGFIGPAGLKRIDRSGAQQGTAGKRSSASVEVQLPLHVIEQPAFHVCVVPDMVGGRLSSHDKDLLGLARKLAGESGAVVAVVFGEDKESAFDTAGVDRLLRIAGDAFDGYAPEARVLALSAVESQLAPRHWLLPDSRTGGGELGRRLAAKLGERPATRVWQVAGEQAIGRAGSGQQDIQRALPRLILAAAECAEPVSETRHEARPLELGEKVAHSLPRIEDLGPVAVDPAQIPMAEAEFILSGGNGVKDWELFHQAAVALGATEGASRVAVDDGFMPRNRQVGATGTWVTARVYLAVGISGAIQHLQGIGACDKVVAVNMDPGCDMIKRADLSVIGDSAAILRALMERVAAWRQEGKRDAA from the coding sequence ATGAGCGACATCATCCGCCGCGACCCGCGCGCCGAGTGGATCGCCCGCAACCGCCTGCATCCGCTGCATGCGGCCATGCAGAGCCAGAACCAGACCAGCTGGATGGGCCCCAACGGCATCATCCGCAAGAACCCGCACGCCATCGCTGCCGGCTTTATCGGCCCGGCCGGGCTCAAGCGCATCGACCGCAGCGGCGCTCAGCAGGGCACCGCCGGCAAGCGCAGCAGCGCCAGCGTCGAAGTCCAGCTGCCGCTGCATGTGATCGAGCAACCGGCCTTCCACGTCTGCGTGGTGCCGGACATGGTCGGCGGGCGCCTGTCCAGCCATGACAAGGACCTGCTCGGCCTGGCCCGCAAGCTGGCCGGCGAGAGCGGCGCCGTGGTCGCCGTGGTGTTCGGCGAGGACAAGGAAAGCGCCTTCGACACGGCCGGCGTCGACCGCTTGCTGCGCATCGCAGGCGATGCCTTCGACGGCTACGCCCCGGAAGCCCGCGTACTGGCCCTGAGCGCCGTGGAAAGCCAACTGGCGCCGCGTCACTGGCTGCTGCCCGACAGCCGCACCGGTGGCGGCGAACTGGGCCGCCGCCTGGCCGCCAAGCTGGGCGAGCGCCCGGCCACGCGCGTCTGGCAGGTCGCCGGCGAGCAGGCCATCGGCCGCGCCGGCAGTGGCCAGCAGGATATCCAGCGCGCCCTGCCCCGCTTGATCCTGGCCGCGGCCGAATGCGCCGAGCCGGTCAGCGAAACCCGCCATGAAGCTCGCCCGCTGGAGCTGGGCGAGAAGGTCGCCCACAGCCTGCCGCGCATCGAGGATCTCGGCCCGGTGGCCGTGGACCCGGCGCAGATTCCCATGGCCGAGGCCGAGTTCATTCTCTCCGGCGGCAACGGCGTGAAGGACTGGGAGCTGTTCCACCAGGCCGCCGTCGCCCTCGGCGCCACCGAAGGTGCCTCGCGCGTGGCGGTGGACGACGGCTTCATGCCGCGTAACCGCCAGGTGGGCGCCACCGGTACCTGGGTCACCGCCCGCGTCTACCTGGCGGTCGGCATCTCCGGCGCCATCCAGCACCTGCAGGGCATCGGCGCCTGCGACAAGGTGGTGGCGGTGAACATGGATCCCGGCTGCGACATGATCAAGCGTGCCGACCTCTCGGTGATCGGCGACTCGGCGGCGATCCTGCGCGCGCTGATGGAACGCGTCGCCGCCTGGCGCCAGGAAGGAAAACGTGATGCGGCGTAG